A genome region from Aestuariivirga litoralis includes the following:
- the xth gene encoding exodeoxyribonuclease III, which produces MGFRLATWNINSVRLRIGLVEKLLKEHQPDILCLQETKCPQGQFPSKSLTELGYTHIAEFGQKGYHGVAIVSRLPFHTQHSRDFCLKGDCRHVSVRFDGKNPFTLHNLYVPAGGDEPDTEINIKFAHKLGFLEEMEEWSKNHAYPKDGEAIMVGDLNVAPLEHDVWSHKQLLKVVSHTPPETERFDKMLKAGGWVDVMRNQVPPSEKLYTWWSYRSANWQLANKGRRLDHILVTPKLAAKAKNLVVLKEARGWTQPSDHVPVMMDFG; this is translated from the coding sequence ATGGGATTTCGTTTAGCAACTTGGAATATCAACTCCGTCAGACTGCGCATCGGTCTTGTTGAAAAGCTCCTGAAGGAGCACCAGCCCGATATTCTCTGCCTGCAGGAAACCAAATGCCCGCAGGGGCAATTTCCCTCAAAATCATTGACTGAGCTGGGCTACACTCACATCGCCGAATTCGGTCAGAAGGGTTATCATGGCGTGGCGATTGTCTCGCGCCTTCCCTTCCACACCCAGCATTCGCGCGACTTCTGCCTGAAGGGTGATTGCCGTCATGTCAGCGTGAGATTTGACGGCAAGAATCCTTTCACTTTGCACAATCTCTATGTGCCCGCCGGTGGCGATGAACCTGATACCGAGATCAACATCAAATTCGCCCACAAGCTTGGCTTCCTCGAAGAGATGGAAGAATGGTCGAAGAACCATGCTTACCCGAAGGATGGCGAGGCCATCATGGTAGGCGATCTCAATGTGGCGCCGCTGGAACATGACGTGTGGAGCCACAAGCAGCTCTTGAAAGTGGTCTCGCACACCCCGCCGGAAACCGAACGCTTCGACAAGATGCTCAAGGCCGGTGGTTGGGTCGACGTAATGCGAAATCAAGTGCCCCCATCCGAAAAACTCTACACGTGGTGGAGCTACCGCAGCGCCAATTGGCAACTGGCCAACAAAGGCCGCAGGCTCGATCACATCCTGGTCACACCCAAGCTTGCCGCCAAGGCGAAAAATCTCGTCGTGCTGAAAGAAGCGCGCGGCTGGACCCAGCCATCAGACCATGTGCCGGTGATGATGGATTTCGGCTAA
- a CDS encoding Crp/Fnr family transcriptional regulator codes for MSVRADTQTLLQLPVFKGCDPVALQILAFAAERQDFGPGDDIITKGKKSKAAYLILDGKVSLHDGEDAYGFAEAGALLGEMSMLRQGPYTITGTAEGPVATVAIAPALFARVTQEFPDFGKMVLRNLSERLELHMRELESVRAALTRARSFSDLG; via the coding sequence ATGAGCGTGCGTGCCGATACGCAAACGCTGCTGCAGCTGCCTGTGTTCAAGGGCTGCGATCCCGTGGCTTTGCAAATCCTGGCCTTCGCTGCCGAGCGGCAGGATTTCGGCCCGGGCGATGACATCATCACCAAGGGCAAGAAGAGCAAGGCGGCCTATCTCATTCTGGACGGCAAAGTCAGCCTGCATGATGGTGAAGATGCCTACGGCTTTGCCGAAGCCGGCGCCCTTCTGGGCGAAATGAGCATGCTGCGGCAAGGCCCCTATACAATAACCGGTACTGCCGAAGGCCCGGTGGCCACGGTAGCCATTGCGCCCGCGCTATTTGCCCGCGTGACGCAGGAATTTCCGGATTTCGGCAAAATGGTTCTGCGCAATCTTTCGGAACGGCTGGAGCTGCATATGCGCGAGCTGGAATCAGTGCGCGCGGCACTGACGCGGGCGCGAAGCTTTTCGGATCTCGGTTAG
- a CDS encoding response regulator transcription factor has product MTNTKKLLIIDDDDALRETLKDQFSLHDEFSVEEAATAGAGVKALKAEHADLVILDVNLPDMDGREACKLMRKNGYKGPVVMLTAEGSDADTILGLDSGANDYVLKPFRFAVLLARIRSHLRQHEQSEDAVFQVGPYQFKPASKVLIRDDAKKIRLTEKETSIIKFLYRAGETPITRETLLADVWGYNAGVSTHTLETHIYRLRQKIERDPAHAEILITEGGGYKLVP; this is encoded by the coding sequence ATGACCAATACCAAAAAACTTCTGATCATTGATGATGATGATGCCCTTCGCGAAACGCTGAAGGACCAATTTTCACTCCACGATGAATTCTCGGTGGAGGAAGCCGCCACCGCTGGGGCGGGTGTAAAGGCATTGAAGGCTGAGCATGCCGATCTTGTCATTCTCGACGTCAATCTGCCTGACATGGATGGCCGCGAGGCCTGCAAGCTGATGCGCAAGAACGGCTACAAGGGCCCCGTTGTGATGCTCACGGCCGAGGGGTCTGATGCCGACACGATTCTGGGCCTCGATTCAGGTGCCAATGATTATGTGCTGAAGCCATTCCGCTTTGCGGTTTTGCTGGCGCGCATCCGCTCGCATTTGCGGCAGCATGAACAAAGCGAAGATGCGGTGTTCCAGGTAGGCCCCTATCAGTTCAAGCCGGCTTCCAAGGTTCTGATTCGCGACGATGCCAAGAAAATTCGGCTGACGGAAAAAGAAACCTCGATCATCAAGTTCCTGTACCGGGCCGGCGAAACGCCGATCACCCGCGAAACGCTGTTGGCGGACGTCTGGGGTTACAATGCCGGTGTTTCCACCCATACGCTGGAAACCCATATTTACCGCCTGCGCCAGAAGATCGAGCGCGACCCGGCGCATGCCGAAATCCTGATCACCGAAGGCGGCGGCTATAAACTGGTGCCTTGA
- a CDS encoding L,D-transpeptidase family protein, translating into MHRGVLQLGHRSFRCILGKNGQTFFKREGDGKSPKGRWKLEQPYFRQDRQNRFKTPLKMKPLKPNDGWCDAKGHKDYNRKIRLPFVASHENLWRDDTAYDLLFTTDHNRRPRVQGGGSAIFFHLIRDGATFTEGCVALSARDMKLVLAACSKHTCLVIR; encoded by the coding sequence GTGCATCGCGGTGTCCTGCAACTTGGCCACCGCTCTTTCCGCTGCATCCTGGGCAAAAACGGCCAGACTTTCTTCAAGCGCGAAGGCGACGGCAAAAGCCCCAAAGGCCGCTGGAAGCTGGAACAGCCCTATTTCCGTCAAGATCGGCAAAACCGATTCAAGACCCCGCTGAAGATGAAGCCGCTCAAGCCGAATGATGGCTGGTGCGACGCTAAAGGCCACAAGGATTACAATCGCAAGATCAGACTTCCATTTGTGGCCTCGCACGAAAATCTGTGGCGAGACGATACGGCCTATGACCTGCTTTTCACCACCGATCACAACCGGCGCCCGCGCGTGCAGGGTGGCGGCAGCGCCATTTTCTTCCACCTGATCCGCGATGGTGCGACTTTCACCGAAGGCTGCGTCGCGCTTAGCGCGCGTGACATGAAGCTGGTCCTCGCGGCTTGTTCGAAACACACCTGCTTGGTGATTCGATGA
- a CDS encoding YggS family pyridoxal phosphate-dependent enzyme: protein MSDAVTRLKAVNAKIGGRARLVAVSKTFEADEIVPVLEAGQRIFGENRVQEAQGKWPGLRARFEGIELHLIGPLQSNKAAEAVALFDVIQTIDRPKIAEAIAKEMAKQGKPLKCFVQVNTGREPQKAGVMPEDVDGFLKSCPLAVAGLMCIPPAEDDPQPHFKMLKDMATRHGLTELSMGMSGDFETALEEGATYVRVGSAIFGSRPKITG from the coding sequence ATGAGCGATGCGGTGACCAGGCTTAAGGCGGTGAATGCGAAGATTGGCGGCAGGGCCAGGCTGGTCGCTGTGTCCAAGACCTTTGAGGCCGATGAAATCGTGCCGGTGCTGGAGGCAGGGCAGCGCATTTTCGGTGAAAACCGGGTGCAGGAAGCGCAAGGCAAATGGCCGGGCTTGCGGGCCAGGTTTGAGGGCATCGAACTCCATCTAATTGGCCCCCTGCAGAGCAACAAGGCGGCTGAGGCCGTGGCGCTGTTTGACGTGATCCAGACGATTGATCGGCCCAAGATTGCCGAAGCTATCGCCAAGGAAATGGCCAAGCAAGGCAAGCCGCTCAAATGCTTTGTGCAGGTGAATACGGGGCGTGAGCCGCAGAAGGCCGGAGTGATGCCGGAGGATGTGGATGGCTTCCTGAAATCCTGCCCCCTCGCCGTGGCCGGGTTGATGTGCATTCCGCCCGCCGAGGACGATCCGCAACCGCATTTCAAAATGCTGAAGGACATGGCCACGCGGCATGGCCTGACGGAGCTTTCGATGGGGATGAGCGGCGATTTTGAAACCGCACTTGAAGAAGGTGCTACTTACGTGCGCGTCGGTTCCGCAATCTTTGGGTCGCGACCCAAGATCACCGGCTAG
- the leuS gene encoding leucine--tRNA ligase, translated as MAVERYNHREAEPKWQAHWASAKSFEATEDAGRPKYYVLEMFPYPSGRIHMGHVRNYTMGDVIARFRRACGYNVLHPMGWDAFGMPAENAAIERGVHPKGWTYENIASMKSQLKSMGLSLDWSREFATCDPSYYKHEQAMFVDFLGANLVERRVSQVNWDPVDHTVLANEQVIDGKGWRSGAPVEKRELAQWFLKITDYAQELLSALDTLQDWPEKVRLMQKNWIGRSEGLRFTFDLVDANDKPVEGGLTVYTTRHDTLFGASFCAVSADHPLAKKISETDAGLAKFRQDVAALGTSEENIERAEKKGYPLGLYALHPFDKSKKLPVYAANFVLMGYGEGAIFGCPAHDQRDWDFATKYNLPILPVVGPQDGAAVDVSNGPYLEKDGEEAKLINSDFLNGLTVEAAKAEMAKRMEATAHAKRVVNFRLRDWGVSRQRYWGCPIPVIHCKSCGIVPVPKDQLPVTLPEDAKFDKPGNPLLHHPTWRHVDCPKCGGKAERETDTFDTFIDSSWYYARFASPQADQPVDPAAGKYWLPVDQYIGGVEHAILHLLYSRFYARAMMKIGQPNVAEPFANLFTQGMVVHETYRTEKGEWVLPVEVVEKDGAWVHAKNGESIILGGIEKMSKSKKNVVDPDTIIAAYGADTARWFMLSDTPPERDLEWTESGAEASWRFTQKIWRQVNEAAALPKSAPDTGADGIALRRTTHQIASAITGNLDNLYFNVAIANLYKLANALNAGLAAERRSPSLDAACREAAEYLTLLMAPMMPHLAEESWKALGHATAVVDTPWPKALPELLVEDEVTIAIQVNGKRRDEIKVAKGLDQKALEGQVLALENVKRAMEGKPARKIIVVPDRIVNIVC; from the coding sequence TTGGCCGTCGAACGTTACAATCACCGCGAAGCTGAACCCAAATGGCAGGCCCATTGGGCCTCGGCCAAAAGCTTTGAGGCGACAGAAGACGCGGGCAGGCCGAAATATTACGTCCTTGAGATGTTCCCCTATCCCTCAGGCCGCATCCATATGGGTCACGTGCGCAATTATACGATGGGCGATGTGATCGCGCGCTTCAGGCGTGCCTGCGGCTACAATGTGCTGCATCCGATGGGCTGGGACGCGTTCGGCATGCCGGCTGAAAATGCCGCCATCGAGCGTGGCGTCCACCCCAAGGGCTGGACCTATGAGAACATCGCGTCGATGAAGAGCCAGCTGAAAAGCATGGGCCTCTCGCTCGATTGGAGCCGCGAATTCGCCACCTGCGACCCAAGCTATTACAAGCATGAGCAGGCGATGTTCGTGGATTTCCTCGGCGCCAATCTGGTCGAGCGCCGCGTCTCACAGGTAAACTGGGACCCGGTCGATCACACCGTGCTGGCCAATGAACAGGTGATTGACGGCAAGGGTTGGCGCTCGGGCGCACCCGTCGAAAAGCGTGAGCTTGCCCAGTGGTTCCTGAAGATCACCGATTACGCGCAAGAACTGCTCTCGGCACTTGATACGCTGCAGGACTGGCCGGAAAAAGTGCGCCTTATGCAGAAGAACTGGATCGGCCGTTCGGAAGGCCTGCGCTTCACCTTTGATCTGGTCGATGCCAACGACAAGCCAGTCGAAGGCGGCCTCACAGTTTACACCACGCGCCACGACACGCTGTTCGGCGCGAGTTTCTGTGCCGTATCCGCCGACCATCCGCTCGCCAAGAAAATCAGCGAGACCGATGCAGGCCTCGCAAAGTTCCGCCAGGACGTGGCAGCACTTGGCACCTCGGAAGAAAACATCGAGCGCGCCGAGAAGAAGGGCTATCCGCTCGGCCTTTACGCGCTGCATCCCTTCGACAAATCGAAGAAGCTGCCGGTATATGCCGCCAATTTCGTGCTGATGGGCTATGGCGAGGGCGCCATTTTCGGCTGCCCCGCGCATGATCAGCGCGACTGGGATTTCGCCACCAAATACAATTTGCCAATCCTGCCCGTCGTCGGCCCCCAGGATGGGGCAGCGGTCGATGTATCGAACGGGCCCTATCTGGAAAAAGACGGCGAAGAAGCCAAGCTCATCAATTCCGATTTCTTGAATGGCCTGACTGTTGAAGCCGCCAAGGCCGAAATGGCCAAGCGCATGGAAGCCACGGCTCATGCCAAGCGCGTCGTGAATTTCCGCCTGCGTGATTGGGGCGTGTCGCGCCAGCGCTATTGGGGCTGTCCCATTCCGGTCATTCACTGCAAATCCTGCGGCATCGTTCCGGTGCCGAAGGACCAGCTGCCGGTCACGCTGCCGGAAGATGCCAAGTTCGACAAACCTGGCAACCCGCTGCTGCATCACCCCACCTGGCGTCACGTCGATTGCCCCAAATGTGGCGGCAAGGCCGAACGCGAGACCGACACCTTCGACACCTTCATCGATTCCAGCTGGTACTATGCCCGCTTCGCCTCACCGCAGGCCGATCAACCAGTCGATCCCGCCGCCGGCAAATATTGGCTGCCCGTCGATCAATATATCGGTGGCGTGGAACACGCCATTCTGCATCTGCTCTATTCGCGCTTTTACGCGCGCGCCATGATGAAGATCGGCCAGCCCAATGTGGCCGAGCCCTTTGCCAATCTGTTCACCCAGGGCATGGTGGTGCATGAAACCTACCGCACCGAAAAGGGCGAATGGGTTTTGCCCGTGGAAGTGGTGGAGAAGGACGGTGCCTGGGTTCACGCCAAGAATGGCGAAAGCATCATTCTGGGCGGCATCGAAAAGATGTCCAAGTCCAAGAAGAATGTGGTTGATCCCGATACCATCATCGCTGCTTACGGCGCTGACACGGCCCGCTGGTTCATGCTGTCGGATACGCCGCCCGAGCGTGATCTCGAATGGACGGAATCAGGTGCCGAAGCCTCTTGGCGTTTCACCCAGAAAATCTGGCGTCAGGTCAATGAAGCTGCCGCCTTGCCGAAATCCGCACCTGACACGGGTGCTGACGGCATTGCACTGCGCCGCACCACCCATCAGATCGCATCCGCTATTACAGGCAATCTCGATAACCTGTATTTCAACGTGGCAATCGCTAATCTCTACAAGTTGGCCAATGCGCTGAATGCCGGGCTTGCCGCCGAAAGGCGTTCTCCCAGTCTGGATGCCGCCTGCCGCGAAGCGGCGGAATACCTCACCTTGCTGATGGCCCCAATGATGCCGCATTTGGCTGAGGAAAGCTGGAAGGCGCTGGGCCATGCCACGGCCGTGGTTGATACGCCCTGGCCCAAGGCGCTGCCTGAGCTTCTGGTCGAAGATGAAGTGACCATCGCCATTCAGGTCAATGGCAAGCGCCGCGACGAGATCAAGGTTGCCAAGGGCCTTGATCAAAAGGCTCTGGAAGGGCAAGTTCTGGCTCTCGAGAACGTCAAGCGCGCCATGGAAGGCAAGCCTGCAAGGAAGATCATCGTCGTGCCCGACAGGATTGTGAACATCGTATGCTGA
- the holA gene encoding DNA polymerase III subunit delta, translated as MGVLREEEFEGFLKRRVSGANGILIHGADEAAVSLLGRQVIVALGGESQRVDISAAKDSPGSFADQFLSLSLLGDRQVLLVEPADDNGLKFLDAAINHPTTANFVVALGGNLSKSSKLRAACEAAPLFQSLVIYEEDEGRLRARIAKLLSAQGLSWGEDAEEEFFSTAGADRAIVTQEAEKLALYAHGQNEIPVADVQAICGNTAEFNADELIDGVLAGDLETVDRIDQSLSGELRSFFALFQLHLNKLQALRVEMERGMNADAAVRAAKPPIFFKRKPAIMNQLRILSLDDLVQIQTTILDASLQSRKFAALSEAINSRTLLSLARMCRSKAS; from the coding sequence TTGGGCGTTCTGCGCGAGGAAGAGTTTGAAGGCTTTCTCAAACGCCGCGTCAGCGGCGCCAATGGCATCCTCATCCATGGTGCCGATGAAGCGGCGGTTTCACTTCTGGGCCGACAGGTGATCGTGGCCTTGGGTGGCGAAAGCCAGCGCGTTGATATCAGCGCCGCCAAGGACAGCCCCGGCTCTTTCGCTGATCAGTTTCTGTCTTTGTCTTTGCTGGGTGACCGGCAGGTCCTGCTGGTCGAACCCGCCGACGACAATGGATTGAAATTTCTCGATGCCGCGATCAATCATCCCACCACAGCGAATTTTGTGGTGGCACTGGGTGGCAATCTCAGCAAATCCTCCAAACTGCGCGCCGCCTGTGAGGCCGCTCCGCTTTTCCAGTCGCTGGTCATCTATGAAGAAGACGAAGGACGCCTGCGCGCGCGCATCGCCAAGCTGCTTAGTGCACAAGGCTTGAGCTGGGGAGAAGATGCCGAGGAAGAATTTTTCTCTACCGCCGGTGCCGACCGCGCCATCGTCACGCAGGAGGCCGAAAAACTCGCGCTCTATGCCCATGGCCAAAACGAAATTCCGGTTGCGGATGTACAGGCGATCTGCGGCAACACCGCAGAGTTCAATGCGGATGAATTGATTGACGGTGTGCTGGCGGGTGATCTCGAAACGGTGGACCGGATCGATCAGTCTCTGTCGGGAGAGTTGCGTTCATTCTTTGCGCTGTTCCAGCTTCATCTTAACAAGCTGCAAGCTTTGCGCGTCGAGATGGAGCGCGGCATGAATGCTGATGCCGCAGTCCGCGCCGCCAAGCCGCCGATTTTCTTCAAGCGCAAACCCGCCATCATGAACCAGCTTCGGATTTTGTCACTGGATGATTTGGTGCAAATCCAAACCACCATCCTGGATGCCAGCCTTCAATCCAGAAAATTCGCTGCTCTGTCCGAGGCCATCAACAGCCGCACGCTGTTGTCACTGGCGAGGATGTGCCGGAGCAAGGCGTCCTAA
- a CDS encoding ParB/RepB/Spo0J family partition protein: MTQAQKRRLGRGLAALIGDDTTEESVVQDVRSLRHVPIELLHANPHNPRKHFAEEELNSLAQSLKDKGLLQPLVVRPRADGSFEIVAGERRWRASQRAGLHDLPVLIRELDDKETLEIALIENIQRSDLNPLEEARAYRQLMEQYDYTQQALADSIHKSRSHIANTMRLLNLPDATQKQIEEGSLTAGHARALIATDSPEELAEKIIKLNLSVRQAEDLAREQAPAGRRKGAASAAPEKDADTRAIEKQLSEIMGLSVAIKHKDKLGGQVVISYKTLDQLDEVIKKLGGSL, translated from the coding sequence ATGACACAGGCACAAAAGCGCAGACTGGGCCGGGGGCTGGCCGCGCTTATCGGCGACGACACCACAGAAGAATCGGTGGTGCAGGATGTGCGCTCGCTCCGCCATGTGCCGATCGAGCTGCTGCATGCCAATCCGCATAATCCGCGTAAGCATTTCGCTGAGGAAGAATTGAACTCCCTGGCGCAGTCGCTGAAGGACAAGGGCCTGCTGCAGCCGCTGGTGGTTCGCCCGCGCGCCGATGGTTCGTTTGAAATCGTGGCCGGTGAACGCCGCTGGCGCGCCAGCCAGCGCGCCGGCCTGCATGATCTGCCGGTACTGATTCGCGAGCTGGACGACAAAGAGACGCTGGAAATCGCGCTCATTGAAAACATCCAGCGCAGCGATCTCAATCCGCTGGAAGAGGCGCGTGCCTACCGCCAGCTGATGGAACAATATGACTACACCCAGCAGGCGCTGGCTGATTCGATTCACAAGAGCCGCAGCCACATCGCCAATACGATGCGCCTGCTCAATCTGCCGGATGCAACGCAAAAGCAGATCGAAGAAGGAAGTCTCACTGCTGGCCATGCGCGCGCGCTGATCGCGACTGATTCGCCGGAAGAACTGGCTGAGAAGATCATCAAGCTGAACCTCTCGGTGCGTCAGGCGGAAGACCTGGCGCGTGAGCAGGCACCGGCTGGGCGGCGCAAGGGTGCTGCATCTGCAGCGCCGGAAAAGGATGCCGATACACGGGCGATTGAGAAGCAGCTCAGCGAGATCATGGGGCTGAGCGTTGCGATCAAGCACAAGGACAAGCTGGGCGGACAGGTGGTGATCAGCTACAAGACACTCGATCAGCTGGACGAAGTGATCAAGAAACTGGGCGGGTCGCTGTAG
- a CDS encoding ParA family protein gives MANDISGAKPRILAVANQKGGVGKTTTAINLGTALAAVGEDVLVVDLDPQGNASTGLGITRRPHQKSSYHVLIGEADLDDVIIESAIPRLHCAPATIDLLGAELELADFERKTHRLYDAINLLNAKNKRHYSYILIDCPPSLNLLTINSLSAADAILVPLQCEFFALEGLSQLLKTVERVRSTLNPKLVIQGVVLTMFDKRNSLSDQVAQDVREVLGDKVYDTVIPRNVRVSEAPSYGKPVILYDHQCVGSQAYIRLASEVIRRERDLKAA, from the coding sequence ATGGCAAATGACATCTCTGGCGCAAAACCGCGCATCCTGGCAGTGGCCAATCAGAAGGGCGGCGTGGGCAAAACGACGACCGCTATCAATCTCGGCACTGCACTTGCGGCAGTGGGCGAAGACGTGCTGGTCGTTGATCTGGACCCGCAAGGCAATGCCTCGACCGGGCTTGGCATCACGCGCCGGCCACACCAGAAATCATCCTATCATGTGCTCATTGGGGAAGCTGATCTCGATGACGTGATCATCGAATCCGCGATCCCGCGTTTGCATTGCGCGCCGGCGACGATTGACCTTTTGGGCGCAGAGCTTGAGCTTGCCGATTTCGAACGCAAGACGCATCGGCTTTATGATGCAATCAATCTTCTGAACGCGAAGAACAAGCGTCATTACTCATATATCTTGATCGACTGCCCGCCCTCGCTGAACCTGCTGACGATCAATTCGCTCAGTGCGGCGGATGCGATTCTGGTGCCGCTGCAATGCGAATTCTTTGCGCTCGAAGGCCTGAGCCAATTGCTCAAAACGGTGGAGCGCGTGCGTTCAACTTTGAACCCGAAACTGGTGATCCAGGGCGTGGTGCTCACCATGTTCGACAAGCGCAATTCGCTCTCCGACCAGGTGGCGCAAGACGTGCGCGAAGTGTTGGGCGACAAGGTTTATGACACGGTCATCCCGCGCAATGTGCGCGTCTCGGAAGCGCCGTCTTATGGCAAGCCGGTCATCCTCTATGACCATCAGTGCGTGGGGTCACAGGCCTACATTCGCCTGGCTTCGGAAGTGATCCGGCGCGAGCGCGACCTCAAAGCCGCGTGA